From the genome of Anopheles merus strain MAF chromosome X, AmerM5.1, whole genome shotgun sequence, one region includes:
- the LOC121590657 gene encoding uncharacterized protein LOC121590657: protein MKHYLVNPELLEEMVEKLPATRKLEWVRYSREYPCSTLEEFGRFMEDLVDEACEVTKYTPPKASQPKRVHHSNVHSQAEPTPANLEEPAAAKPTSTQEGANAVRPYQPPPCHNCGETDHKVRQCESFKRLPLSDRLAAVTRWKLCHNCLTNHGAKPCRSRYTCGIEGCRERHHRLLHRPTQLTTTQPAQFQMHRNELQTTLFRVVPVTLYNGDNRIDTHAFMDEGSSLTFVESSLAESLGLEGVPEPLELRWTASVKRKETTSRKISLEISGRGDERRYSIAAAHTVDELSLPTNHLNFKTLISSYHYLQGLPVKAYEDGVPRMLIGLANVDLMKPLDIRSGQPGEPIAVKTVLGWAIYGPHEENTDQRQAATCNVHNLVRQRCEEDAALNETLRRYFTLEETGVSTYSEFLPKPKDVVRANDLLERTTEKHDGRFTTGLLWKSDEVDFPDSLTMATKRLHSLEKKLDKDPAMKQTVHEQVHMYLEKGYAHKATAQELASADPKRVWYLPLNIVGHPRKPNKKRLVWDAAVKVKGVSLNTQLLKGTDLLVALPSVLCRFRQRKVAFGGDIEKMFHQIQIKKEDTHAQRFLFRFNPQEHPQTYLMDVATFGAACSPCSAQYIMHRNADEHAGQYPEAAAAIKKNTYMDDYFDSCDTVSEARQRLMQVKLIHSKAGFNLRNWLSNEDAVLESLSEEPREQQRVINFGQEEKYPRVLGLIWDPVTDAFKFSMKWHDELKPFATGERRPTKRMVLRIIMSLFDPLGLLAPVLILGRIVMQDLWRSGMDWDAEVQEQDYQKLPDWYWGSNVEKQPESVQQHVFSDASDQAYGCAAYFRFDTGSEIHCSLVMARSKVAPLKHQSIPRLELEAALLGARLARTVCESHDFKVSEKFLHTDSEVVLSWIRSPTRDFKQFVACRVGEIISLTEPENWRHVPTKENPADCLTKRCRDTTIETQAHSLSTTACIMAIRRFIGRRGPPAEIWSDNGTNFIGASNELKRQLANTHHSCADTFTNANTRWNFNPPSAPHMGGVWERIVRSVKEGMSALDDGRTINDETLLTTLAEVEFLINTRPLVYQPQVSDSEALTPTTFF, encoded by the exons ATGAAACACTACCTCGTGAATCCGGAGCTGCTAGAAGAGATGGTAGAAAAGTTACCTGCAACGAGAAAGCTGGAATGGGTAAGGTATAGTCGTGAATATCCCTGCTCCACCCTAGAGGAATTCGGTCGGTTCATGGAGGATTTGGTTGACGAAGCTTGCGAGGTGACTAAATACACTCCACCAAAAGCAAGTCAGCCCAAGAGGGTACATCACTCGAACGTACACTCGCAAGCCGAACCGACCCCAGCGAACCTCGAAGAGCCCGCTGCAGCTAAACCTACTTCAACCCAAGAAGGAGCAAACGCGGTAAGGCCATACCAACCACCACCGTGCCACAACTGTGGCGAGACGGACCACAAAGTACGGCAATGCGAGTCGTTCAAGCGCCTGCCCTTAAGCGACCGTTTAGCAGCAGTGACGCGCTGGAAGTTATGCCACAATTGCTTGACCAATCACGGAGCTAAGCCATGCCGGTCAAGATACACCTGTGGTATCGAGGGATGCAGAGAGCGGCATCATCGTTTGCTGCACCGACCAACGCAGTTGACAACGACACAACCGGCACAGTTCCAAATGCACCGAAATGAGTTGCAGACAACTTTGTTTCGTGTGGTGCCCGTCACACTCTACAACGGCGATAACCGGATCGACACACACGCCTTCATGGACGAGGGATCATCGCTGACGTTCGTGGAATCCAGCCTAGCTGAGAGCCTCGGTCTAGAGGGAGTTCCGGAGCCACTGGAACTGAGATGGACTGCGAGTGTGAAACGCAAGGAGACCACGTCAAGGAAGATCAGCCTAGAGATCTCCGGACGTGGTGACGAGCGGCGCTATTCTATAGCGGCCGCTCACACAGTAGACGAGCTAAGTTTACCCACAAATCACCTAAATTTCAAAACACTGATAAGTTCTTACCACTACTTGCAGGGTCTACCGGTAAAAGCTTATGAAGACGGAGTGCCCAGGATGCTGATAGGACTTGCCAATGTCGACCTCATGAAGCCGCTAGACATACGATCAGGCCAACCAGGAGAGCCAATCGCGGTTAAGACGGTGCTTGGGTGGGCGATCTACGGCCCTCACGAGGAGAACACAGATCAGCGACAAGCGGCCACGTGCAACGTGCACAACCTAGTGCGACAGCGTTGCGAAGAGGATGCCGCGCTGAACGAGACACTTCGTCGATATTTCACCCTGGAGGAGACCGGCGTGTCGACATACAGCGAGTTCCTGCCGAAACCCAAGGACGTCGTTCGAGCCAACGATCTTCTCGAACGCACCACTGAGAAGCATGATGGCCGCTTTACCACGGGGTTGCTGTGGAAGTCCGACGAGGTTGATTTCCCCGACAGCCTGACAATGGCGACAAAGCGTCTACATTCTTTAGAAAAGAAGCTCGATAAGGACCCTGCGATGAAACAGACAGTGCACGAACAGGTACACATGTACCTGGAGAAAGGTTATGCCCATAAAGCGACCGCACAGGAATTAGCTTCGGCAGATCCCAAACGAGTATGGTATCTGCCACTTAACATCGTTGGCCACCCGCGAAAACCGAACAAGAAGCGCCTCGTCTGGGATGCGGCGGTCAAGGTGAAAGGCGTGTCGCTCAATACGCAACTGCTGAAAGGGACGGATCTTCTGGTAGCGCTTCCTAGTGTGCTATGTAGATTCCGACAACGAAAAGTGGCATTTGGCGGGGACATCGAAAAGATGTTCCACCAaatccaaataaaaaaagaagacaccCACGCTCAGCGGTTTCTCTTCCGTTTCAACCCGCAAGAACACCCACAGACGTATCTGATGGACGTGGCCACATTCGGTGCAGCGTGTTCGCCGTGCTCCGCACAGTACATTATGCACCGCAACGCTGACGAACACGCGGGTCAATATCCTGAAGCTGCAGCAGCCATCAAGAAAAATACCTACATGGATGACTATTTTGACAGCTGCGATACGGTCAGCGAGGCACGGCAAAGGTTAATGCAGGTAAAACTCATCCACTCGAAAGCAGGGTTTAACTTGCGCAATTGGCTTAGCAACGAGGATGCAGTGCTAGAAAGCTTGTCAGAGGAACCGCGTGAACAACAGCGCGTCATTAACTTCGGGCAGGAGGAAAAATATCCCCGCGTACTCGGGTTGATCTGGGACCCTGTAACCGACGCGTTCAAATTCTCCATGAAGTGGCACGACGAGCTAAAGCCCTTTGCTACAGGAGAAAGACGACCAACCAAACGCATGGTTTTGCGCATTATAATGAGCCTTTTCGACCCGCTTGGCTTGCTAGCTCCAGTCTTGATATTGGGGAGAATCGTCATGCAAGACTTGTGGAGAAGTGGTATGGATTGGGATGCTGAAGTGCAAGAACAAGATTACCAAAAATTGCCGGATTGG TACTGGGGTAGCAATGTCGAGAAACAACCCGAATCTGTCCAGCAGCATGTTTTCTCGGATGCGAGTGATCAAGCATACGGATGCGCAGCCTACTTCAGGTTCGACACGGGAAGCGAAATACACTGCTCCCTGGTGATGGCGCGCAGTAAGGTAGCACCTTTGAAGCACCAGTCGATACCTCGACTAGAACTGGAGGCGGCACTGTTGGGAGCAAGGCTGGCACGAACTGTTTGCGAAAGCCACGATTTCAAGGTATCGGAAAAGTTTCTCCACACCGACTCTGAAGTGGTGCTGAGCTGGATTCGATCTCCAACACGCGACTTTAAGCAGTTCGTGGCATGTCGCGTGGGCGAAATAATATCGTTAACTGAGCCAGAGAACTGGAGGCATGTACCTACGAAAGAAAACCCAGCCGACTGTCTTACCAAGCGCTGCCGTGACACCACCATCGAAACCCAAG CACATAGCCTCTCCACCACGGCGTGCATTATGGCCATAAGACGATTTATTGGCAGGAGAGGGCCACCCGCAGAGATCTGGTCCGATAACGGCACCAACTTTATCGGCGCCAGCAACGAGCTAAAAAGACAGTTAGCGAACACTCACCATAGCTGCGCGGACACCTTCACCAACGCTAACACCAGGTGGAACTTTAACCCCCCATCCGCACCACACATGGGTGGCGTCTGGGAGCGCATAGTGCGCAGTGTCAAGGAAGGGATGAGCGCACTGGACGACGGACGCACCATAAACGACGAAACTCTACTAACAACTTTAGCCGAAGTCGAGTTCCTGATTAATACGCGACCACTCGTGTATCAGCCGCAAGTTTCCGATTCAGAAGCACTAACGCCAACCACTTTCTTCTAG